A genome region from Leifsonia sp. Root112D2 includes the following:
- the dnaE gene encoding DNA polymerase III subunit alpha produces the protein MLDGAARVKPLIDAAVEQGMPAVAVTDHGNMFGAFDFWNTATAAGIKPIIGVEAYITPGTHRTDKTRVRWGSGAQNRDDVGGSGAYTHMTLLSESTEGMHNLFRMSSRASIEGYYFKPRMDRELLSTYSKGVIGTTGCAGGEIQTRLRLGQYDEAKKAAAELRDIFGAENFFCEIMDHGIDVERRTMTDLLRLAKELDLKLLATNDLHYTHAHDATSHAALLCVQSGSTLDDPNRFKFDSNEFYLKSAKQMREIFRDHPEACDNTLLIAERCDTKFNTSANYMPRFPVPEGETEESWFIKEVETGLKQRYPNGFSDEVRARADYEMGIIAQMGFPGYFLVVADFINWSKRNGIRVGPGRGSGAGSMAAYAMGITDLDPLQHGLIFERFLNPDRVSMPDFDVDFDDRRRGEVIHYVTEKYGEERVAQIVTYGTIKAKQALKDSSRVLGFPFGMGEKLTKAMPPPVMGKDIPLTGIFDKEHPRYKEAVDIRAVVESDPEARTVFDTALGIENLKRQWGVHAAGVIMSSDPLIDIIPIMKREQDGQIVTQFDYPASEALGLIKMDFLGLRNLTIINDALDNIESNRGIRPVLEDLELDDRPAYDLLSRGDTLGVFQLDGGPMRSLLRLMKPDNFEDISALIALYRPGPMGANSHTNYALRKNGLQEITPIHPELEEPLAEILSTSYGLIIYQEQVMAIAQKVAGFSLGQADILRRAMGKKKKSELDKQFAGYSDGMKANGYSKAAIDMLWSILLPFSDYAFNKAHSAAYGVISYWTAYLKAHYPAEYMAALLTSVGDSKDKMAVYLNECRRMGMKVLPPDVNESIGFFAAVGEDIRFGMGAVRNVGMNVVDGIRAAREEKGRFESFHDYLAKVPLSVANKRTTESLIKAGAFDSLGDTRRALIEIHEDAVDAAASQKRAEANGQVGFDFDSLWDEPESIQQVPVRPEWSKKDKLAFEREMLGLYVSDHPLAGLELQLAKHASVTIADLMASESIQDGETVTIAGLVTTVQHRVAKNSGNQYGMIQVEDFGGEMTVMFMGKAYQEFAPAMIADSIVVVRGRVSMRDDGMNLHAYSLFTPDVGQSLGSGPLVITLADQRATTDTVKALGDVLIRHVGENEVRLRLLKGGVARMFELPYPVSVTADLYGELKGLLGPGCLA, from the coding sequence ATGCTCGATGGTGCGGCTCGGGTGAAACCGCTGATCGACGCCGCGGTCGAGCAGGGCATGCCGGCCGTGGCCGTCACTGACCACGGCAACATGTTCGGCGCCTTCGACTTCTGGAACACGGCAACGGCCGCGGGCATCAAACCGATCATCGGCGTCGAGGCCTACATCACGCCGGGAACGCACCGCACCGATAAGACCCGCGTCAGGTGGGGCAGCGGCGCGCAGAATCGCGACGACGTCGGCGGCAGCGGCGCGTACACGCACATGACGCTGCTCTCGGAGTCGACGGAGGGCATGCACAACCTGTTCCGCATGTCGTCGCGGGCCTCGATCGAAGGCTATTACTTCAAGCCACGCATGGACAGGGAACTGCTCTCGACATACTCGAAGGGCGTCATAGGCACCACCGGATGCGCGGGCGGCGAGATTCAGACGCGGCTTCGGCTCGGCCAGTACGACGAGGCCAAGAAGGCCGCAGCCGAGCTGCGGGACATCTTCGGCGCCGAGAACTTCTTCTGCGAGATCATGGACCACGGCATCGACGTGGAACGTCGTACGATGACCGATTTGCTCAGGCTCGCCAAGGAACTCGACCTCAAGCTGCTGGCCACGAACGACCTGCACTACACGCACGCCCACGATGCCACCAGTCACGCCGCCCTGCTCTGCGTGCAGTCCGGCTCGACGCTCGATGACCCCAATCGTTTCAAGTTCGACTCGAATGAGTTCTACCTCAAGTCGGCGAAGCAGATGCGCGAGATCTTTCGTGACCACCCCGAGGCGTGCGACAACACCCTGCTGATAGCCGAGCGGTGCGATACGAAGTTCAACACCAGCGCCAACTACATGCCGCGCTTTCCCGTGCCCGAGGGCGAGACCGAGGAGAGCTGGTTCATCAAGGAGGTCGAGACCGGGCTGAAACAGCGCTACCCGAACGGGTTCTCTGATGAGGTGCGTGCCCGGGCGGACTACGAGATGGGGATCATCGCCCAGATGGGCTTTCCCGGTTACTTTCTTGTGGTCGCCGACTTCATCAACTGGTCGAAGCGCAACGGCATCAGGGTCGGACCGGGGCGCGGATCAGGCGCAGGCTCGATGGCGGCATACGCGATGGGCATCACCGACCTCGATCCGCTGCAGCATGGGCTGATCTTCGAGCGCTTTCTCAACCCCGACCGGGTCTCGATGCCCGACTTTGACGTCGATTTCGACGACCGGCGCCGCGGCGAAGTGATTCACTACGTCACCGAGAAATATGGCGAGGAGCGCGTCGCGCAGATCGTGACGTACGGCACCATCAAGGCCAAGCAGGCGCTGAAGGACTCCTCGCGCGTGCTCGGCTTTCCCTTCGGCATGGGGGAGAAGCTCACCAAGGCGATGCCGCCACCCGTGATGGGCAAGGACATCCCGCTCACCGGAATCTTCGACAAGGAGCACCCGCGCTACAAGGAGGCCGTCGACATCCGCGCCGTGGTGGAGAGCGACCCCGAAGCTAGAACGGTGTTCGACACCGCGCTCGGCATCGAGAACCTCAAGCGCCAGTGGGGCGTGCACGCGGCGGGCGTGATCATGTCGAGCGATCCGCTGATCGACATCATCCCGATCATGAAGCGGGAGCAGGACGGCCAGATCGTCACCCAGTTCGACTACCCGGCATCCGAGGCGCTCGGGCTGATCAAGATGGACTTCCTGGGGCTGCGTAACCTCACGATCATCAACGACGCGCTCGACAACATCGAATCGAACCGCGGCATCCGACCGGTGCTCGAAGATCTCGAGCTTGACGACAGGCCCGCATACGACCTGCTGTCGCGCGGTGACACACTTGGCGTCTTCCAGCTCGACGGCGGGCCGATGCGCTCCCTGCTGCGCCTGATGAAACCGGACAACTTCGAGGACATCTCGGCGCTCATCGCGCTGTATCGGCCCGGGCCCATGGGGGCGAACTCGCACACGAACTACGCGCTGCGCAAGAACGGCCTGCAGGAGATCACCCCGATCCATCCGGAGCTCGAGGAGCCGCTGGCCGAGATTCTCTCCACCAGCTACGGCCTCATCATCTACCAGGAGCAGGTGATGGCCATCGCACAGAAGGTGGCGGGATTCTCGCTCGGCCAGGCCGACATTCTGCGGCGCGCGATGGGCAAGAAGAAGAAATCGGAGCTGGACAAACAGTTCGCCGGCTACTCAGACGGCATGAAGGCCAACGGCTATTCCAAGGCCGCCATCGACATGCTGTGGAGCATCCTGCTGCCATTCTCCGACTATGCCTTCAACAAGGCGCACTCGGCAGCGTACGGCGTGATCTCGTATTGGACCGCCTATCTCAAGGCTCACTACCCGGCCGAGTACATGGCCGCCCTGCTCACGAGCGTCGGCGATTCCAAAGACAAGATGGCCGTGTACCTCAACGAGTGCCGGCGCATGGGCATGAAGGTGCTGCCGCCCGATGTGAACGAATCCATCGGTTTCTTCGCCGCCGTGGGAGAGGACATCCGCTTCGGTATGGGAGCCGTGCGCAACGTGGGTATGAACGTCGTCGACGGCATTCGCGCGGCTCGCGAGGAGAAGGGGCGCTTCGAATCGTTCCATGACTACCTGGCTAAGGTTCCGTTGTCTGTTGCGAACAAGCGAACCACCGAATCCCTGATCAAGGCCGGCGCCTTCGACTCGCTCGGCGACACCAGGCGTGCACTCATCGAAATTCACGAGGATGCCGTCGATGCCGCGGCCAGCCAGAAGCGCGCGGAAGCCAACGGCCAGGTCGGCTTCGATTTCGACAGCCTGTGGGACGAGCCGGAATCCATCCAGCAGGTTCCCGTGCGCCCCGAGTGGTCGAAGAAGGACAAGCTGGCCTTCGAGCGCGAGATGCTCGGCCTGTACGTCTCGGATCATCCTCTGGCCGGGCTCGAGTTGCAGCTCGCGAAACACGCGAGCGTCACCATCGCCGATCTGATGGCATCCGAGTCGATTCAGGATGGCGAGACCGTGACGATTGCGGGCCTGGTGACGACGGTGCAGCATCGCGTCGCGAAGAACTCCGGCAACCAGTACGGCATGATCCAGGTCGAGGACTTCGGCGGCGAGATGACGGTGATGTTCATGGGCAAGGCGTACCAGGAGTTCGCGCCGGCCATGATCGCCGACAGCATCGTCGTCGTGCGCGGCCGCGTGAGCATGCGCGACGACGGCATGAACCTGCACGCATACAGCCTGTTCACGCCGGACGTGGGGCAGAGCCTCGGCTCGGGACCTCTCGTGATCACTCTGGCAGACCAGCGGGCAACCACCGACACGGTGAAGGCGCTCGGCGATGTGCTGATTCGGCACGTCGGCGAGAATGAGGTGCGGTTGCGGCTGCTCAAGGGCGGGGTGGCGCGCATGTTCGAACTGCCATACCCCGTCTCGGTGACGGCCGATCTCTACGGCGAACTCAAGGGCCTCCTCGGGCCCGGATGCCTGGCCTGA
- a CDS encoding RluA family pseudouridine synthase, giving the protein METRSLSVPDGLEGVRVDVGIAKLLGFSRSFAAEVIEAGGVSLDGAVAAKSDRLSSGGWLEVSWHPRQALTIVPIPVPDLAIVHDDDDIVVVNKPAGVAAHPSVGWDGPTVVGALQAAGYRISTSGAAERAGVVHRLDAGTSGLMVVAKSEHAYTALKRAFHDREVEKIYHAVVQGHPDPLAGTIDAPLGRHPKSDWKFAVIADGKPSVTHYETMEAFRAASLLEIHLETGRTHQIRVHMAAQRHPCVGDSMYGADPTLSARLGLERQWLHAVQLGFRHPATGDWVAFTTDYPSDLQHALDVLGEN; this is encoded by the coding sequence GTGGAGACACGCAGCCTTTCCGTGCCCGACGGGCTCGAGGGCGTGCGGGTCGACGTGGGCATCGCCAAGCTGCTCGGCTTCTCGCGCAGTTTCGCGGCCGAGGTCATCGAGGCGGGCGGGGTGAGCCTCGACGGGGCCGTGGCAGCCAAGTCGGACCGCCTGAGCTCCGGCGGCTGGCTGGAGGTGAGCTGGCACCCCCGGCAGGCGCTGACGATAGTGCCGATTCCCGTGCCCGACCTGGCAATAGTGCATGACGACGACGACATCGTTGTCGTGAATAAGCCGGCGGGCGTCGCGGCGCATCCCTCGGTGGGCTGGGACGGGCCGACCGTGGTCGGCGCGCTGCAGGCCGCCGGCTACCGCATTTCCACCTCGGGCGCGGCCGAACGCGCCGGCGTCGTGCACCGGCTCGACGCGGGAACGAGCGGACTTATGGTTGTGGCGAAGTCCGAGCACGCCTACACGGCGCTCAAACGCGCGTTTCACGATCGCGAGGTGGAGAAGATCTATCACGCCGTTGTGCAGGGACACCCGGACCCGCTGGCCGGCACGATAGACGCGCCGCTCGGGCGACATCCGAAATCGGATTGGAAGTTCGCGGTCATCGCCGATGGCAAGCCGTCGGTGACCCACTACGAGACCATGGAGGCCTTTCGAGCGGCAAGCCTTCTTGAGATCCACCTCGAGACGGGGCGCACGCACCAGATTCGGGTGCATATGGCGGCCCAGCGGCATCCGTGTGTCGGTGATTCCATGTACGGAGCCGACCCCACCCTGTCGGCCAGGCTCGGCCTCGAGCGGCAATGGCTGCACGCGGTGCAGCTCGGCTTCCGGCATCCGGCGACGGGGGATTGGGTGGCCTTCACCACCGACTATCCGAGCGACCTCCAACACGCACTGGATGTCCTCGGCGAGAATTAG
- the lspA gene encoding signal peptidase II, producing MYAIDQIAKYLVVAHLPYERVVPVLGELLKFYYVTNSGAAFSIGSGSTWIFSIVGACVLGFVIWYARRIRSLAWAVLFGLLLGGLLGNLTDRMLRAPGFGVGHVVDFIKIPLLPAIFNIADVGIVSSMALFLILTLRGVGIDGKRTTGHEDNAAAEHDEIAPHDEAEPRNQAEPHDQAVPHDEPKE from the coding sequence GTGTACGCGATCGACCAGATCGCCAAATATCTGGTCGTGGCACACCTGCCGTACGAGCGTGTGGTTCCGGTTCTCGGCGAGCTGCTGAAGTTCTACTACGTGACGAACTCCGGGGCGGCGTTCTCGATCGGCAGCGGATCCACCTGGATCTTCTCGATCGTCGGTGCCTGCGTTCTCGGCTTCGTCATCTGGTATGCGCGTCGCATCCGCTCGCTTGCCTGGGCGGTGTTGTTCGGGCTTCTGCTCGGCGGACTGCTGGGCAATCTGACCGACCGCATGCTGCGAGCACCGGGCTTTGGGGTCGGACACGTGGTCGACTTCATCAAGATTCCCTTGTTGCCCGCCATCTTCAATATTGCGGATGTCGGCATCGTGTCGAGCATGGCGTTGTTTCTGATCCTGACACTGCGCGGCGTGGGCATCGACGGCAAGCGCACGACCGGCCACGAGGATAACGCGGCCGCCGAACACGATGAGATCGCACCGCACGACGAAGCTGAACCACGGAATCAAGCTGAACCGCACGACCAAGCCGTACCGCACGACGAACCGAAGGAATAG
- a CDS encoding DivIVA domain-containing protein, whose protein sequence is MALTPEDVVNKRFQPTKFREGYDQDEVDDFLDEVVVELRRLNQENEELKQRLVGNDSRIAELQRSGQTGPVEQAAPAEQAAQPAAEEPEAVTEAAPIAAPVAAAAPTTSIPAPAAVDPGNDPSSTNNLLQLARRLHEEHVREGIEKRDSLVAEGHATAARIVAEAESKQREQINALDAERSQLEHRIDELRTFERDYRQQLRGYIEGQLRDLDSSAGTSASAAGSAGSSSTGTGSTSAGAAGGFSEQVPPAPATTSGPVSAVTPGQDSADVPQPPTFQGFGA, encoded by the coding sequence ATGGCGCTAACTCCGGAAGATGTAGTCAACAAGCGGTTTCAGCCGACGAAGTTCCGCGAGGGCTATGACCAGGATGAGGTCGACGACTTTCTTGACGAGGTCGTCGTTGAACTGCGTCGCCTGAACCAGGAGAACGAGGAGCTCAAGCAGCGCCTCGTCGGCAACGACTCGCGCATCGCAGAACTGCAGCGCAGCGGCCAGACGGGTCCCGTCGAGCAGGCCGCACCCGCGGAGCAGGCTGCCCAGCCCGCCGCCGAAGAGCCTGAGGCCGTGACCGAGGCCGCGCCGATTGCCGCCCCCGTCGCTGCCGCGGCCCCCACGACGAGCATCCCGGCCCCGGCGGCTGTGGATCCGGGCAATGACCCGTCGAGCACGAACAACCTGCTGCAGCTTGCTCGTCGCCTGCATGAAGAACACGTGCGTGAGGGCATCGAGAAGCGCGATTCGCTCGTTGCCGAGGGACACGCCACCGCCGCGCGCATCGTCGCCGAGGCGGAGTCGAAGCAGCGTGAGCAGATCAACGCACTGGATGCGGAGCGTTCGCAGCTGGAGCACCGCATCGACGAGCTGCGTACCTTCGAACGCGACTACCGCCAGCAGCTGCGTGGCTACATCGAGGGGCAGTTGCGCGATCTGGACTCGAGCGCCGGCACCAGCGCCTCCGCAGCGGGTTCGGCTGGCTCGTCTTCGACGGGCACGGGTTCGACGAGTGCCGGCGCGGCCGGTGGCTTCTCGGAGCAGGTCCCGCCCGCTCCGGCGACGACATCCGGCCCGGTTTCGGCCGTGACGCCCGGCCAGGACTCCGCCGACGTGCCGCAGCCGCCCACGTTCCAGGGTTTTGGAGCCTAG
- a CDS encoding YggT family protein, translating into MDSPVSIIASIFYYLFLLFFFFMWGRFVIDLVRTFSRSWRPHGFGLVLTEVMYAVTDPPIKFFRRILPPLKLGPVVIDFGWSLTMLVCIVCLYITLGLRGL; encoded by the coding sequence GTGGATTCACCTGTCTCGATCATCGCGAGTATCTTCTATTATCTGTTTCTGCTCTTCTTCTTCTTCATGTGGGGCCGCTTCGTCATCGACCTCGTGCGCACCTTCAGCCGGTCCTGGCGCCCTCACGGTTTCGGTCTCGTTCTCACCGAGGTGATGTATGCGGTCACCGACCCGCCCATCAAATTCTTCCGGCGCATCCTGCCGCCCCTGAAACTGGGGCCCGTGGTCATCGACTTCGGGTGGAGCCTCACAATGCTGGTCTGCATCGTGTGTCTGTACATCACTCTCGGGCTGAGAGGGCTGTAG
- a CDS encoding cell division protein SepF: MTNPLKKTMVYLGLADEELEYEDEQPQHQHAQPVTPVPHPAPAPAGRAPVTPLRKNSQARNATVQEMNEILTVHPRQYRDAQVIAESFREGVPVIINLSQMSEGDARRLIDFASGLSQGLYGKIERVTSKVFLLSPSHVVVSGDASQDAEADASFFAQG, encoded by the coding sequence ATGACCAACCCGCTGAAGAAGACGATGGTCTACCTCGGTCTGGCAGACGAAGAGCTGGAATACGAGGACGAGCAGCCCCAGCACCAGCACGCGCAGCCCGTCACCCCCGTGCCGCACCCTGCCCCGGCTCCAGCCGGTCGTGCCCCGGTGACGCCTTTGCGCAAGAACAGCCAAGCACGGAATGCGACGGTCCAGGAAATGAATGAGATTCTCACGGTTCACCCGCGCCAGTATCGCGACGCACAGGTGATCGCCGAGTCCTTCCGCGAGGGAGTTCCCGTCATCATCAACCTCTCGCAGATGAGTGAGGGCGATGCCCGTCGACTCATCGACTTCGCCAGCGGTCTCTCACAGGGGCTCTACGGCAAGATCGAGCGCGTCACCTCGAAGGTCTTCCTGTTGTCGCCGTCACACGTTGTGGTCTCGGGCGACGCCAGCCAGGACGCGGAGGCCGACGCCTCCTTCTTCGCCCAGGGATAG
- a CDS encoding YggS family pyridoxal phosphate-dependent enzyme: protein MTTISTSPTSSSKHLGVAAVPDLSERLAAVRGGITDAARAASRDPAELTLIVVTKFHPVSLIRELAQLGVREMGESRHQEAQAKAAELSGLGLRWHFIGQLQSKKARAVRAYADVIHSVDRAALVTALADPTATAEPIDCFLQVNLTDDPSRGGVAPAGLSALVEKVAGAPSLKLLGVMAIAPLGEEPRRAFARLRNASDRLISIVPGATAISAGMSHDYADAIAEGATHLRIGSAITGNRPVAG from the coding sequence ATGACGACGATCTCGACATCCCCGACTTCCTCAAGTAAGCATCTCGGCGTGGCAGCTGTCCCCGACCTCTCCGAGCGGCTCGCCGCCGTTCGGGGAGGAATCACGGATGCCGCGCGGGCGGCTTCCCGTGACCCTGCAGAACTCACTCTCATCGTCGTCACCAAGTTCCACCCGGTCTCGCTCATCCGTGAGCTCGCGCAGTTGGGCGTGCGTGAGATGGGGGAGAGCCGTCACCAGGAGGCGCAGGCCAAGGCCGCCGAGTTGTCGGGGCTCGGCCTGCGCTGGCACTTCATCGGCCAGCTGCAGAGCAAGAAGGCGCGCGCGGTGCGCGCGTACGCTGACGTCATCCATTCCGTCGATCGCGCGGCGCTGGTGACGGCGCTGGCCGATCCCACTGCCACCGCCGAACCGATCGACTGTTTCCTCCAGGTGAATCTCACGGACGACCCATCCCGCGGCGGTGTCGCCCCGGCAGGCTTGTCGGCACTTGTGGAGAAAGTCGCGGGCGCACCGTCACTGAAGCTGCTCGGCGTGATGGCGATCGCGCCGCTCGGCGAGGAGCCGCGACGCGCGTTTGCCCGGCTGCGCAACGCATCCGACCGTCTGATTTCGATCGTTCCCGGTGCCACGGCGATCTCGGCCGGCATGTCGCACGACTATGCGGATGCCATTGCCGAGGGAGCGACACACCTACGAATTGGGAGCGCAATCACCGGGAATCGTCCGGTGGCCGGTTAA